The Sesamum indicum cultivar Zhongzhi No. 13 linkage group LG6, S_indicum_v1.0, whole genome shotgun sequence genome has a segment encoding these proteins:
- the LOC105164182 gene encoding probable sodium/metabolite cotransporter BASS5, chloroplastic isoform X1, which yields MSSHGKLLHHRHHFHGHRREYLPVKPTGVPAFYFRRNCSHFSGLRLRNSGFVELNVGGISRLLLISKCGPDNLSPEWHPNHASEPPKEGTSLMTVLKGANSFLPQVVLASTVLALVYPPSFTWFTNRYYAPALGFLMFAVGVNSSEKDFLEAFRRPAAIFAGYIGQFVVKPLLGYLFGTVSMTIFGLPTSLAAGIMLTSCVSGAQLSNYATFLTDPQMAPLSIVMTSLSTATAVFVTPFLSLLLIGKKLPVDVKGMVSNILQIVVTPIATGLLLNRFFPKICNAIRPLLPLLSVFVTALCVGAPLAINVEAVMSPSGISVLLLVIAFHLSAFIAGFTLTGLVFHDLPDAKALQRTLSYETGMQSSLLALALANRFFQDPLVSIPPAISTVIMSLMGFSLVMLWARRKETAVQ from the exons atgagttCCCACGGCAAGCTTCTGCACCACCGTCACCACTTCCACGGCCACCGGCGGGAGTATCTCCCTGTCAAACCCACCGGAGTTCCCGCTTTTTACTTCCGGAGAAATTGCTCCCATTTTTCag GATTGCGTCTGAGGAACTCAGGCTTCG TGGAGTTAAATGTAGGTGGGATTTCtagattattattaatcagcAAGTGTGGGCCTGATAATTTATCGCCGGAATGGCATCCTAATCACGCATCCGAACCCCCTAAG GAGGGCACTTCCTTGATGACCGTCTTGAAGGGTGCAAACTCTTTTCTACCTCAAGTGGTTCTAGCAAGTACAGTTTTGGCTCTTGTATACCCACCTTCATTTACATGGTTCACTAACAG GTATTATGCTCCAGCATTAGGCTTTCTGATGTTTGCAGTTGGAGTTAATTCAAGCGAGAAAGATTTTCTTGAAGCATTCCGTAGACCAGCAGCCATTTTTGCTGGGTATATTGGGCAGTTTGTTGTAAAGCCCCTTCTTGGGTATCTTTTCGGCACAGTTTCTATGACTATATTTGGTCTCCCAACCTCCTTAG CTGCTGGGATCATGTTAACCTCTTGTGTTAGCGGGGCACAACTCTCGAATTATGCCACTTTTCTAACTGATCCACAAATGGCCCCTCTTAGCATTGTCATGACATCTCTTTCCACTGCTACTGCGGTCTTCGTCACCCCCTTCTTGTCCTTATTGCTTATTGGCAAAAAGCTGCCGGTTGATGTGAAAGGAATGGTTTCCAACATCCTACAAATTGTGGTCACTCCTATTGCAACTGGGTTACTTTTAAATAG ATTCTTTCCTAAAATTTGTAACGCAATTCGGCCGCTTCTGCCTCTGCTTTCAGTTTTCGTGACTGCTCTTTGTGTTGGAGCTCCACTTGCTATTAACGTAGAGGCGGTAATGTCACCTTCTGGGATATCGGTGCTGCTGCTGGTGATTGCATTTCATTTGTCAGCATTCATTGCTGGATTCACTCTCACTGGTCTGGTCTTCCATGATTTGCCTGATGCCAAAGCTCTGCAAAGAACACTATCCTATGAGACAG GCATGCAAAGCAGTCTACTGGCCCTCGCACTTGCAAATAGGTTTTTTCAAGATCCACTCGTCAGCATTCCTCCTGCTATTTCT ACCGTAATAATGTCATTGATGGGATTCTCTCTCGTAATGCTATGGGCTCGAAGAAAAGAAACTGCTGTCCAATGA
- the LOC105164182 gene encoding probable sodium/metabolite cotransporter BASS5, chloroplastic isoform X2, whose translation MSSHGKLLHHRHHFHGHRREYLPVKPTGVPAFYFRRNCSHFSGLRLRNSGFGGISRLLLISKCGPDNLSPEWHPNHASEPPKEGTSLMTVLKGANSFLPQVVLASTVLALVYPPSFTWFTNRYYAPALGFLMFAVGVNSSEKDFLEAFRRPAAIFAGYIGQFVVKPLLGYLFGTVSMTIFGLPTSLAAGIMLTSCVSGAQLSNYATFLTDPQMAPLSIVMTSLSTATAVFVTPFLSLLLIGKKLPVDVKGMVSNILQIVVTPIATGLLLNRFFPKICNAIRPLLPLLSVFVTALCVGAPLAINVEAVMSPSGISVLLLVIAFHLSAFIAGFTLTGLVFHDLPDAKALQRTLSYETGMQSSLLALALANRFFQDPLVSIPPAISTVIMSLMGFSLVMLWARRKETAVQ comes from the exons atgagttCCCACGGCAAGCTTCTGCACCACCGTCACCACTTCCACGGCCACCGGCGGGAGTATCTCCCTGTCAAACCCACCGGAGTTCCCGCTTTTTACTTCCGGAGAAATTGCTCCCATTTTTCag GATTGCGTCTGAGGAACTCAGGCTTCG GTGGGATTTCtagattattattaatcagcAAGTGTGGGCCTGATAATTTATCGCCGGAATGGCATCCTAATCACGCATCCGAACCCCCTAAG GAGGGCACTTCCTTGATGACCGTCTTGAAGGGTGCAAACTCTTTTCTACCTCAAGTGGTTCTAGCAAGTACAGTTTTGGCTCTTGTATACCCACCTTCATTTACATGGTTCACTAACAG GTATTATGCTCCAGCATTAGGCTTTCTGATGTTTGCAGTTGGAGTTAATTCAAGCGAGAAAGATTTTCTTGAAGCATTCCGTAGACCAGCAGCCATTTTTGCTGGGTATATTGGGCAGTTTGTTGTAAAGCCCCTTCTTGGGTATCTTTTCGGCACAGTTTCTATGACTATATTTGGTCTCCCAACCTCCTTAG CTGCTGGGATCATGTTAACCTCTTGTGTTAGCGGGGCACAACTCTCGAATTATGCCACTTTTCTAACTGATCCACAAATGGCCCCTCTTAGCATTGTCATGACATCTCTTTCCACTGCTACTGCGGTCTTCGTCACCCCCTTCTTGTCCTTATTGCTTATTGGCAAAAAGCTGCCGGTTGATGTGAAAGGAATGGTTTCCAACATCCTACAAATTGTGGTCACTCCTATTGCAACTGGGTTACTTTTAAATAG ATTCTTTCCTAAAATTTGTAACGCAATTCGGCCGCTTCTGCCTCTGCTTTCAGTTTTCGTGACTGCTCTTTGTGTTGGAGCTCCACTTGCTATTAACGTAGAGGCGGTAATGTCACCTTCTGGGATATCGGTGCTGCTGCTGGTGATTGCATTTCATTTGTCAGCATTCATTGCTGGATTCACTCTCACTGGTCTGGTCTTCCATGATTTGCCTGATGCCAAAGCTCTGCAAAGAACACTATCCTATGAGACAG GCATGCAAAGCAGTCTACTGGCCCTCGCACTTGCAAATAGGTTTTTTCAAGATCCACTCGTCAGCATTCCTCCTGCTATTTCT ACCGTAATAATGTCATTGATGGGATTCTCTCTCGTAATGCTATGGGCTCGAAGAAAAGAAACTGCTGTCCAATGA